A genomic stretch from Desulfofalx alkaliphila DSM 12257 includes:
- a CDS encoding CgeB family protein gives MRILFVDCDPQYVNGLPSGLRQLGCDVMVLSSLEKDDFKLTFDLFQPHVLFTAGWTKLHTRTNLEMLGEYTVNKNIIHAYWATEDPRWTEKWSVPFVKRAKPTHVFTIDPDSVSLYQKMGLVASYLPWACNPEYHRPVPPKEEYKCDLAVVATAGITWQGFRRKAVKLLIKPLVEREYNIKIWGARWEQLNSDIVGFSVPDKYLCGKLPYHETNAVYSSAKIVLGIQNRTDELNSRTFEIMAAGGFMLAPDTEAIRAHFTPGQHLAVSGSEEQTIETVDYYLNNDALRHKVARQGRQKVITEHNYRNRAKEVLAVLTGG, from the coding sequence ATGCGCATATTGTTTGTGGATTGTGACCCCCAGTATGTCAATGGTTTGCCAAGCGGCTTAAGGCAGCTGGGGTGCGACGTAATGGTTTTAAGTTCATTGGAGAAAGATGACTTTAAATTGACATTTGACTTGTTTCAACCCCATGTATTGTTTACGGCAGGTTGGACCAAGCTCCACACCCGTACCAACTTAGAAATGCTTGGTGAATACACCGTTAATAAAAATATCATTCACGCCTATTGGGCCACCGAAGACCCCCGGTGGACAGAAAAATGGTCCGTGCCCTTTGTGAAAAGGGCTAAACCGACCCATGTCTTTACCATCGACCCTGATTCGGTATCCCTATATCAAAAAATGGGCTTGGTGGCCTCATATTTGCCCTGGGCTTGTAATCCGGAATACCACCGTCCCGTTCCGCCTAAGGAAGAATATAAATGCGACCTTGCGGTGGTGGCCACCGCAGGGATAACCTGGCAAGGCTTTAGGCGTAAGGCAGTGAAATTGCTCATTAAGCCCTTGGTGGAAAGAGAATACAACATAAAAATATGGGGTGCCCGCTGGGAACAATTGAACAGTGACATAGTGGGCTTTAGTGTGCCGGATAAATACCTGTGCGGCAAACTTCCTTACCATGAAACCAATGCCGTATATAGCTCGGCCAAAATTGTGCTGGGTATACAAAACCGTACCGACGAGCTTAATTCCCGCACCTTTGAAATAATGGCAGCCGGAGGTTTTATGCTGGCCCCGGATACTGAAGCCATTAGGGCTCACTTTACCCCTGGGCAGCACCTGGCGGTTTCGGGCTCTGAAGAGCAGACAATTGAAACGGTGGACTACTACTTAAATAATGATGCCTTACGGCATAAAGTTGCCCGGCAGGGCCGGCAGAAGGTCATTACAGAGCATAACTACCGCAACCGCGCCAAAGAGGTGCTGGCAGTTTTAACCGGAGGGTAA
- a CDS encoding UDP-3-O-acyl-N-acetylglucosamine deacetylase, with protein MQTTLKKPVCCEGIDITGTTWASVTLKPAPPDHGIVFYRDDLPASPPVHCNARNATVDSRWTSLEEKGVRVEHTEHLLAAIGGLGIDNLEVRMNCASIPVVDGYSCSDFVRSILKAGLRKQRGSERCIEIKGRYLLQGQFSYNGKNYDRYLAVLPAKHLELTYILDYPDRSLPTQLAHSIITPEVFTEELANARSFISEREYREVSAMIGKGTESLLVFSARDGGLGSLRWPNEPARHKLVDLLGDLRVAGQRIKGKFIAFRSGHQLNIEMVKEIIKNEGGNI; from the coding sequence GTGCAAACCACACTGAAGAAGCCTGTGTGCTGTGAGGGTATAGATATTACCGGCACCACCTGGGCAAGTGTAACCCTTAAACCTGCGCCTCCGGATCACGGAATAGTTTTTTATCGCGATGACCTTCCGGCCAGCCCCCCGGTGCACTGCAATGCCCGCAATGCCACAGTGGACAGCCGCTGGACCTCCCTGGAGGAAAAGGGTGTCAGGGTGGAGCATACCGAGCACCTGCTTGCGGCAATTGGGGGTTTAGGTATAGATAACCTGGAAGTGAGGATGAATTGTGCCAGCATCCCGGTGGTTGACGGTTACAGTTGCAGTGATTTTGTGCGGAGCATACTAAAGGCCGGCCTAAGAAAACAGCGGGGATCTGAGCGCTGCATAGAAATTAAGGGACGTTACCTGCTGCAGGGCCAATTTAGCTACAATGGCAAAAATTACGACCGCTACCTGGCGGTATTGCCGGCAAAGCATTTGGAGTTGACCTATATACTGGACTACCCCGACCGCTCCCTGCCCACCCAGCTGGCCCACAGTATAATCACCCCAGAGGTCTTTACCGAGGAACTGGCCAATGCCCGCTCCTTTATCAGTGAGAGGGAGTACCGAGAGGTGTCGGCAATGATTGGTAAGGGCACCGAATCCTTGCTGGTTTTTTCTGCCAGGGATGGCGGTCTTGGCAGCTTAAGGTGGCCCAATGAGCCTGCAAGACATAAGTTGGTTGACCTGTTAGGTGATTTAAGGGTTGCCGGTCAAAGGATTAAAGGAAAATTCATTGCCTTTCGCAGTGGTCACCAATTAAACATTGAAATGGTGAAAGAAATTATAAAGAATGAAGGTGGTAACATATGA